The following are encoded in a window of Panicum virgatum strain AP13 chromosome 5N, P.virgatum_v5, whole genome shotgun sequence genomic DNA:
- the LOC120676413 gene encoding probable calcium-binding protein CML35 — MKLSVQSLARKLSLPSPKRSWSSGGKKDGSGKRSLSRSEAPSFASASSSSSDDALARSSTPRSVLPLSPAEIPRRELEAVLRRLGHGEPSDDELDAVAAMAAQPPAPGGEDDLMEAFRVFDADGDGRITAEELRAFMEAILGAEGCSLDDCRRMIGGVDADGDGFVGFQDFARMMMNAADAPATTFL; from the coding sequence atgaagctCTCCGTGCAGTCCCTGGCCAGGAAGCTCTCCCTCCCGTCCCCGAAGCGGTCGTGGAGTAGCGGCGGCAAGAAGGACGGCAGCGGTAAGCGCTCCCTGTCGCGCAGCGAGGCGCCGTCCTTCGCGTCcgcgtcctcgtcctcctccgacgaCGCGCTGGCGCGGTCCTCCACGCCGCGGTCCGTGCTGCCGCTCTCCCCCGCCGAGATCCCGCGGCGGGAGCTGGAGGCCGTGCTGCGGCGCCTCGGCCACGGGGAGCCCTCCGACGACGAGCTGGACGCcgtggccgccatggccgcgcagCCGCCCGCCCCCGGCGGGGAGGACGACCTCATGGAGGCCTTCCGGGTGTtcgacgccgacggcgacggccgcaTCACCGCCGAGGAGCTCCGCGCCTTCATGGAGGCCATCCTCGGCGCCGAGGGCTGCAGCCTCGACGACTGCCGCCGCATGATCGGCGGCGtcgacgccgacggcgacggcttcGTCGGCTTCCAGGACTTCGCGCGCATGATGATGAACGCGGCCGACGCCCCAGCGACAACCTTCTTGTGA